From the genome of Vicia villosa cultivar HV-30 ecotype Madison, WI linkage group LG2, Vvil1.0, whole genome shotgun sequence, one region includes:
- the LOC131647424 gene encoding pectate lyase-like has product MSSLSWFFILFALSILTSNFVSSSAVQDPELVVQDVQRSINASRRNLGYLSCGTGNPIDDCWRCDPNWQNNRQRLADCAIGFGKDAIGGKNGKIYIVTDSGDDDPVNPKPGTLRYATIQDEPLWIIFQRDMVITLKQEILVNSYKTIDGRGANVHIANGGCVTIHYVNNVIIHGINVHDCKPLGNTNIRDSPEHSGFWTVSDGDGISVFNSQHVWIDHCSLSNCRDGLIDVIHGSTAITISNNYMTHHDKVMLLGHSDSYVQDKDMQVTIAFNHFGEGLVQRMPRCRHGYFHVVNNDYTHWEMYAIGGSANPTINSQGNRFLAPNNRFSKEVTKHEDAPESEYNSWNWRSEGDLFLNGAFFRQTGAAASSSIYARASSLSARPASLVGSITSTSGVLNCKKGARC; this is encoded by the exons ATGAGTTCACTTTCATGGTTCTTTATTCTTTTTGCTCTTTCTATTCTAACTTCAAATTTTGTTTCATCCTCTGCAGTTCAAGACCCTGAACTAGTTGTACAAGATGTGCAAAG GAGCATCAATGCCTCTAGGAGAAACTTGGGCTATTTATCATGTGGAACAGGCAACCCAATTGATGATTGTTGGAGATGTGATCCAAATTGGCAAAACAACAGACAAAGGCTAGCAGATTGTGCAATAGGATTTGGCAAAGACGCAATCGGCGGAAAAAATGGTAAAATCTACATCGTCACAGATTCAGGTGACGATGATCCTGTAAACCCTAAACCCGGAACTCTAAGATATGCCACAATCCAAGACGAACCATTATGGATAATTTTCCAAAGAGACATGGTAATCACATTAAAACAAGAAATCTTAGTAAACTCGTACAAAACAATTGATGGAAGAGGTGCAAATGTTCACATAGCAAATGGTGGATGTGTGACAATACATTATGTTAACAACGTTATAATACATGGTATTAATGTTCATGATTGTAAACCATTAGGGAACACTAACATAAGGGATTCACCAGAACATAGTGGCTTTTGGACAGTTTCTGATGGTGATGGAATTTCTGTGTTTAATTCACAACATGTTTGGATTGATCATTGTTCTTTGTCTAATTGTCGTGATGGACTTATTGATGTTATTCATGGATCAACAGCTATTACTATTTCGAATAATTATATGACTCATCATGATAAGGTTATGCTTTTGGGACATAGTGATTCTTATGTGCAAGATAAGGATATGCAAGTTACTATTGCTTTTAATCATTTTGGTGAAGGACTTGTCCAAAGAATGCCAAG GTGTAGACATGGTTATTTCCATGTGGTAAACAATGATTATACACATTGGGAAATGTATGCAATCGGAGGAAGTGCAAACCCTACAATCAACAGCCAAGGAAACAGATTTCTTGCACCAAACAACAGGTTTAGCAAAGAAGTAACAAAACATGAAGATGCTCCGGAAAGTGAATACAATAGTTGGAATTGGAGATCAGAAGGTGATTTGTTCTTAAATGGAGCATTCTTTAGACAAACTGGTGCTGCTGCTTCTTCTTCTATCTATGCTAGGGCTTCAAGTCTTAGTGCTAGACCAGCTTCTCTTGTTGGTTCAATTACTTCGACTTCGGGTGTGCTTAATTGTAAGAAGGGCGCACGTTGCTGA